A stretch of Coleofasciculaceae cyanobacterium DNA encodes these proteins:
- a CDS encoding AAA-like domain-containing protein: MNLDHLLEIVDRQLVNNQDRPLNSTQIMILRGIWQYKTYNQMAMEADYSPGYFTTVVAPELYQRLSNLIGQRVTKKNCRLLLESYATTQANQTTKTSESNLTKSFTNINQDKLPSYPSGSVPLNSPFYLKRSLIEEQINREIRKSGALIRIKAPREMGKTSLLLRILDYANQQGYRTASLNLEQADQAILSDLNQFLRWLCANISRQLQRKPMLDEYWDEDMGSKISSTLYLQDYILESIDTPFVLALDEVNQVFEHPQVAKDFLSLLRSWYEEAKRVPIWQKLRLVVIHSTEIYVPLQLNQSPFNVGLPIQLEDFNLAEVQELAQRYGLNWIDGVQGRQLMTMVGGHPALVNLALYHLSRQEITISQLLEAAPTVMGIYSHHLQRHWAALEKQPELAQALDTVFNATEPVNLDHILAYKLSSMGVIKQSKGKAIAGCELYRRYF; encoded by the coding sequence ATGAACCTCGATCACCTCCTTGAGATTGTTGACCGTCAGCTAGTTAACAATCAAGATCGCCCTCTTAATTCCACACAAATTATGATTTTGCGGGGTATTTGGCAGTATAAAACTTACAACCAAATGGCGATGGAGGCAGATTACAGTCCTGGTTACTTTACTACCGTTGTTGCTCCAGAATTATATCAGCGACTTTCCAACCTCATTGGTCAGCGCGTGACCAAAAAAAACTGTCGGCTATTATTAGAGTCTTATGCCACTACCCAAGCAAATCAAACAACAAAAACCTCGGAGTCAAACCTAACAAAATCTTTTACTAATATCAATCAGGATAAGTTACCTTCCTACCCTAGTGGCTCAGTACCTTTAAACTCTCCTTTTTACCTAAAACGCTCTTTGATTGAAGAGCAGATTAATCGAGAAATTAGAAAATCAGGTGCATTAATCAGGATTAAAGCACCTAGAGAAATGGGTAAAACCTCGCTGCTACTGAGAATTCTCGACTATGCTAATCAGCAGGGATACCGTACAGCTAGTTTGAACCTAGAGCAAGCAGATCAAGCAATCCTCAGCGATTTGAATCAATTTTTGCGCTGGCTATGTGCCAATATTAGTCGTCAGCTTCAGCGTAAACCAATGCTAGACGAATATTGGGATGAAGATATGGGCAGCAAAATTAGCTCCACCCTCTATTTACAAGACTACATTTTAGAGTCAATTGATACTCCTTTTGTCTTGGCTTTAGATGAAGTGAATCAGGTTTTTGAACATCCTCAAGTGGCAAAAGATTTTTTATCCTTGTTGCGTTCATGGTACGAAGAAGCCAAGAGAGTACCTATCTGGCAAAAGCTGCGTTTGGTTGTAATCCACTCGACGGAAATTTACGTTCCGCTTCAGCTCAATCAATCTCCTTTCAATGTCGGTTTGCCAATTCAGCTAGAAGATTTTAATTTAGCAGAAGTACAGGAACTAGCCCAACGTTACGGACTTAACTGGATAGACGGCGTTCAAGGTAGACAGCTCATGACTATGGTGGGGGGGCATCCTGCACTAGTAAATTTGGCTCTTTATCATCTCAGTCGGCAGGAAATAACTATATCACAGCTATTAGAAGCTGCTCCTACGGTTATGGGAATTTATTCTCATCACCTACAGCGTCACTGGGCGGCATTAGAAAAACAGCCTGAATTGGCACAAGCTTTGGATACGGTTTTTAACGCTACTGAGCCAGTTAACTTAGATCATATTTTGGCTTACAAGCTAAGCAGTATGGGCGTTATTAAGCAATCAAAAGGTAAAGCGATCGCCGGTTGTGAATTATATCGACGATATTTTTGA
- a CDS encoding AAA family ATPase — MITLTGYQIFTKIYESFNSELYQGIRSWDNQPIIFKVLKQDYPTAQELTRYRQEYKIIRSLNFDGAIAAYGLEPYGRTLVIILEDFGAVSLKKWIESKPLTLAEFLPIAIAIVEHLGKIHAAKVIHKDINPANIVFNQTTGQLKIIDFGIATISQRESPSLRSPNILEGTLAYISPEQTGRMNRSLDYRTDLYSLGVTFYELLTKQLPFETSDPLELIHCHLAKQPLSLQQINPDIPLVISNLVMKLMAKAAEDGYQSADGIKADLVECLRQLETTGKIGNFAIATQDLANRFEIPQKLYGRKAEISSLLAAFKRVAALNSVSTELMLVTGYSGVGKTTLVQEIYKPLTEKRGYFISGKFDQFQHNIPYSAVVDALTDLVKQLLGESKTRLNRWREKLLTALGINGQIIIDVIPEVELIIGKQPATLKLAATAAQNRFNLVFKNFIRVFCDSKHPLVIFLDDLQWADSASLQLIDLIMLDTDIRHLFLIGSYRDNEINPAHLLTITLDKLRREGAIVNQIILKPLALHQINQLVADTLNSEPEYVRSLAELVWQKTSGNPFFVNEFLKSIYAENLLVFNAAPHFVSQPKNSRGTWQWDLQAIKRISSTDNLVKFMMDKMQKLPKSIQDSLSIAACIGAEFDLNKISIICQKSAAEIFANLTLAIDTGLIIPLSELNEQLLIEDYKFGHDRIQQGAYALIDEPQKLSIHLKIGRLLWENTQPNDLSEKIFKIVDHLNLGQQLITEQPERNKIARLNLLAGQKAKAANAYEAALKYFTRGQKLLIDESWQTNYDLILALYSEAAEVAYLGGNFEQMEYFASVVLQQAKTLLDRVKVYQVKLEAYQSQNKELEAIQMALPVLKNLEFTLPESPQLLDIQQELAKTQTNLADKQIEDLINLPQMSDPGKLAVMKIVSSIFSSVFIAAPQLLPILVSKQVNLSIQYGNTSLSAFAYVNYGLILCGVAEEIEKGYRFGRLALNIADKLQKSELLPKIIAVFSTAISIWKEPVRNSLASLQSAYQIGLEMGDLYYGTTCAYLYSFHSAFVGKELTQLASEIAVYDRAFSQLQQQNTLNYLKIYGQTVLNLMGRSPTPYYLSGEYYDEEIMLPLHLEANDRYGLCALYVNKLHLCYLFREYDRAVENAAKAQQYLNGATATLLIPLFHFYDSLAHLAVYHSVAICKQQQILARVAACKTKMQQWADHAPMNYLHKFYLVEAEQRRIQGCYLEAMEFYDRAIAEARENKYINEEALANELAARFYLGWDKVRIAQVYMNEAHYLYSLWGATAKVEDLQAKYPQLLIKSSATASITDKLKITSNTNTRSGEILDLATIIKASQTISSEILLDKLLAALMKILIENAGAQVGYLILETQGQLLIEASGSVERQNVSVLKSIAIKGYLPTSIINYVARTQQTVLINNAVYQGNFTQDPYIKFHQTKSLLCTPLLDRGQLRGIVYLENNLTVGAFTQSRLEVLQVLSSQAAIAITNAKLYTELQENQSRLAQFLEAMPVGVSVHEPTGEVYYANQIAKKLAKESNAPPQIRTEQLSEVYRVYQAGTEQQYPVEELPIARAIAGETVKKDDLELHLTNKIMPLEISATPIFDETGQIKYALAAFADITERKHLETQRIQFTQELEFKNLALQQTKDQLAESNRTLEQKVLERTQELSQTLEILKATQAQLLFENELLKSAEPDATFDYQVGGSLPMDAPTYVVRSADRHLYKALKHGEFCYVLNPRQMGKSSLMVRMMHHLQHEGFSCGALDLTRIGSENITPEQWYKGLTVELWRSFGLLRTINLKSWWQEREDISPVQRLSQFIEEVLLVEVGDAVPKKLIIFIDEIDSVLGLNFPVNDFFALIRSCYNQRSINREYRRLTFAFFGVATPSDLMNDIQTTPFNIGQAIQLEGFKEHEAQPLLQGLSQKVSNPQTVLKEVLNWTNGQPFLTQKLCKLIRSDSSSIPTSTEAQWIENLVQTKIIENWESQDEPEHLRTIRDRLLKSKQSVRLIELYQQILQQEVVAVDSSEERELLLSGLAVKQQGILKVHNRIYRSIFN, encoded by the coding sequence ATGATAACTTTGACTGGCTATCAAATCTTTACCAAAATCTACGAAAGCTTTAACTCAGAACTCTATCAAGGCATCCGCTCTTGGGACAATCAGCCGATTATTTTTAAGGTACTAAAACAGGATTACCCTACTGCTCAAGAACTCACCCGCTACAGGCAAGAATACAAAATTATCCGCAGTCTTAACTTTGATGGGGCGATCGCGGCTTATGGTTTAGAACCTTATGGAAGAACCTTAGTCATTATTTTAGAAGATTTTGGGGCTGTATCTTTAAAAAAATGGATCGAGTCAAAGCCTTTGACTTTAGCAGAATTTCTGCCGATTGCGATCGCGATCGTGGAGCATTTAGGAAAAATTCATGCAGCCAAGGTGATTCACAAAGATATCAACCCTGCCAATATAGTCTTTAACCAGACAACAGGACAACTCAAAATCATTGATTTTGGCATTGCTACTATCTCCCAGCGAGAAAGCCCAAGTCTAAGAAGTCCCAACATTCTTGAAGGCACTTTAGCCTATATCTCCCCCGAACAAACAGGACGAATGAATCGTAGTCTGGATTATCGCACCGATCTCTATTCTTTGGGAGTCACCTTCTACGAACTACTCACCAAACAATTACCTTTCGAGACAAGCGATCCACTGGAATTAATCCACTGTCATCTAGCCAAGCAACCACTATCTCTTCAGCAAATTAATCCCGATATTCCTTTAGTTATCTCTAATTTGGTGATGAAGTTAATGGCAAAAGCAGCTGAGGATGGATATCAGAGTGCTGATGGCATCAAAGCGGATTTAGTAGAATGCCTCAGACAATTAGAAACCACTGGAAAGATCGGCAATTTTGCGATCGCCACTCAAGATTTAGCTAATCGGTTTGAAATTCCTCAGAAACTTTATGGTAGAAAAGCAGAAATTTCGAGTTTACTAGCCGCATTTAAAAGAGTCGCCGCCTTAAATTCAGTCTCAACCGAGCTAATGCTGGTCACTGGCTATTCTGGGGTGGGTAAAACAACCCTAGTACAAGAAATTTATAAACCGCTCACGGAAAAACGCGGCTATTTTATCTCTGGTAAGTTTGACCAATTTCAGCACAATATTCCTTATTCTGCTGTTGTCGATGCCCTAACCGATTTAGTTAAACAACTTTTGGGTGAAAGTAAGACAAGACTCAATCGCTGGCGTGAAAAGCTCTTAACTGCTTTGGGCATAAATGGTCAAATAATTATTGATGTTATTCCCGAAGTAGAATTAATTATTGGCAAGCAGCCAGCGACGCTAAAATTAGCGGCCACAGCAGCCCAAAATCGCTTCAATCTGGTCTTTAAAAACTTTATTCGCGTCTTTTGTGACTCTAAGCACCCCTTAGTTATCTTTCTTGATGATTTACAGTGGGCAGACTCTGCCAGTCTCCAGTTAATCGATCTGATTATGTTGGATACAGATATTAGACATCTATTTTTAATTGGCTCTTATCGAGATAACGAAATTAACCCCGCCCATTTATTAACGATTACTCTCGACAAATTGCGTCGAGAAGGGGCAATAGTCAATCAAATTATTTTAAAGCCCTTAGCTCTTCATCAGATTAATCAGCTAGTTGCAGATACGCTCAATAGTGAACCAGAATATGTGCGATCGCTAGCAGAATTAGTTTGGCAAAAAACCTCTGGTAATCCTTTTTTTGTCAATGAATTTTTAAAAAGTATCTATGCAGAAAATTTGTTAGTATTCAATGCTGCTCCACATTTTGTTAGCCAGCCCAAAAATTCTCGAGGTACTTGGCAATGGGATCTCCAAGCAATCAAAAGGATTAGCAGCACCGATAATCTGGTCAAATTTATGATGGACAAAATGCAGAAATTGCCCAAATCTATCCAAGACAGTTTAAGTATAGCTGCTTGTATTGGGGCAGAGTTTGACTTAAATAAAATCTCAATTATCTGTCAAAAATCCGCAGCGGAGATTTTTGCCAATTTAACTTTAGCGATTGATACAGGTTTGATTATTCCTCTATCAGAATTAAATGAACAACTATTAATTGAAGATTATAAATTCGGACACGATCGCATCCAACAAGGAGCTTATGCTTTAATTGATGAGCCACAAAAGCTATCTATTCACTTAAAAATTGGTCGCTTACTTTGGGAAAATACGCAACCAAACGACTTATCAGAGAAAATATTCAAAATAGTCGATCATCTCAACTTAGGGCAGCAACTAATTACCGAACAACCAGAACGTAATAAAATTGCTCGGTTAAATTTGTTGGCAGGACAAAAAGCCAAGGCAGCAAATGCTTATGAAGCAGCACTCAAATATTTTACAAGAGGTCAAAAACTTTTAATAGATGAGAGTTGGCAGACTAACTACGATTTGATCTTAGCCCTCTACTCAGAAGCAGCAGAAGTAGCGTATTTAGGCGGCAATTTCGAGCAGATGGAATATTTTGCCTCAGTAGTGCTGCAACAGGCTAAGACTTTGCTGGATCGAGTGAAAGTTTATCAAGTCAAGCTCGAAGCTTACCAGTCACAAAATAAAGAGTTAGAAGCAATTCAAATGGCTCTGCCCGTACTAAAAAATTTAGAGTTCACTTTGCCAGAATCACCTCAACTATTGGACATTCAACAAGAACTGGCAAAAACTCAGACCAACTTGGCGGACAAGCAAATTGAGGATTTAATTAATTTACCTCAAATGAGCGATCCAGGCAAATTAGCCGTAATGAAAATAGTCAGCTCCATCTTTTCTTCTGTCTTTATTGCTGCTCCTCAACTACTGCCAATACTGGTGTCTAAACAGGTTAATTTGTCTATCCAATATGGGAATACTTCTCTATCTGCCTTTGCTTATGTCAATTATGGGCTAATTTTGTGTGGCGTAGCAGAGGAAATAGAAAAAGGCTATCGATTTGGACGGCTGGCTTTAAATATTGCTGATAAATTACAAAAATCAGAACTGCTACCCAAAATAATTGCCGTATTTTCAACGGCAATTAGTATCTGGAAAGAACCAGTTAGAAACTCATTGGCATCCCTGCAATCTGCCTATCAGATTGGCTTAGAAATGGGAGATTTATACTATGGAACTACCTGCGCCTATCTCTACTCGTTTCATTCGGCGTTTGTTGGCAAAGAACTGACACAATTAGCCTCAGAAATAGCAGTCTACGATCGCGCTTTTAGTCAACTCCAGCAACAAAACACCCTTAATTATCTGAAAATTTACGGTCAAACTGTCTTAAACTTAATGGGGCGATCGCCGACTCCCTATTATTTGAGCGGGGAATACTATGATGAAGAAATAATGCTCCCCCTGCATCTAGAGGCAAATGATCGCTATGGACTTTGCGCTCTATACGTCAATAAACTACACCTTTGCTATTTATTTAGAGAGTACGATCGCGCCGTTGAAAACGCGGCTAAAGCTCAACAGTATCTAAATGGAGCAACCGCAACCCTGCTTATTCCTCTATTTCATTTTTATGATTCTCTGGCACACCTTGCTGTTTACCACTCGGTGGCTATTTGTAAGCAACAACAAATTTTAGCCAGAGTTGCTGCCTGTAAAACCAAGATGCAGCAATGGGCAGATCATGCGCCGATGAATTATTTACACAAGTTCTACTTAGTAGAAGCCGAACAACGTCGAATTCAAGGTTGTTATCTTGAAGCAATGGAGTTTTACGATCGCGCGATCGCCGAAGCCAGAGAAAATAAATATATCAATGAAGAAGCCCTCGCTAACGAACTGGCAGCCAGATTCTATCTAGGCTGGGATAAAGTCCGAATCGCCCAAGTCTATATGAATGAAGCACACTATCTTTATTCTCTTTGGGGGGCGACGGCAAAGGTGGAGGATTTGCAGGCAAAATACCCACAGTTATTAATCAAATCCTCGGCTACCGCTTCTATAACCGATAAGCTCAAAATAACCAGCAATACTAATACTCGTTCGGGAGAAATCTTAGATTTAGCCACCATTATTAAAGCATCTCAAACTATTTCTAGTGAAATACTTTTGGATAAACTACTGGCTGCTCTAATGAAAATTCTCATTGAGAATGCTGGGGCGCAGGTTGGCTATCTAATTTTAGAAACTCAAGGACAACTCCTGATTGAAGCTTCTGGTTCAGTGGAGCGACAGAACGTTAGTGTTTTAAAGTCGATCGCCATTAAAGGTTATCTGCCTACATCAATTATTAACTATGTTGCTCGGACTCAACAAACTGTGCTGATAAATAATGCTGTTTATCAGGGCAATTTTACCCAAGATCCCTACATCAAATTTCATCAGACTAAATCTCTGTTATGTACACCACTACTCGATCGCGGACAACTCAGAGGAATTGTTTATCTGGAAAATAATCTCACCGTAGGCGCGTTTACCCAGTCAAGGCTGGAAGTTCTCCAAGTTTTATCGAGCCAAGCAGCGATCGCAATTACCAATGCCAAACTCTACACCGAGCTACAGGAGAATCAAAGCCGACTCGCTCAATTTTTAGAAGCGATGCCCGTCGGCGTATCTGTTCACGAACCCACAGGGGAAGTTTACTATGCAAATCAGATCGCCAAAAAGTTAGCCAAAGAAAGCAATGCCCCGCCACAGATCAGAACTGAGCAATTGTCAGAAGTTTATCGGGTGTATCAAGCTGGAACAGAACAGCAATATCCAGTCGAAGAATTGCCCATTGCCCGAGCGATCGCTGGTGAAACGGTTAAAAAAGACGATCTCGAACTTCACTTGACTAATAAAATTATGCCTTTGGAGATTTCTGCCACGCCAATTTTTGATGAAACGGGTCAAATTAAATATGCGCTCGCCGCTTTTGCTGACATCACCGAACGTAAACACTTAGAAACGCAACGCATTCAGTTTACTCAAGAGCTTGAATTCAAAAATCTGGCTCTACAACAAACTAAAGATCAGTTAGCTGAATCCAATCGCACCTTAGAACAAAAAGTTTTGGAGCGAACTCAAGAACTTTCACAGACTCTAGAAATTCTCAAAGCCACCCAAGCCCAGCTGCTGTTTGAAAACGAGTTACTTAAAAGTGCCGAACCAGATGCTACCTTTGACTATCAGGTAGGAGGAAGTTTACCGATGGATGCCCCTACTTATGTAGTGCGATCGGCAGATCGTCATCTTTACAAAGCGTTGAAGCACGGCGAGTTTTGTTACGTACTCAATCCTCGGCAGATGGGCAAGTCTAGCCTGATGGTACGCATGATGCACCACCTCCAACATGAGGGGTTTAGCTGTGGGGCGCTCGATCTGACTCGCATTGGCAGCGAAAATATTACGCCCGAGCAATGGTACAAAGGCTTGACAGTAGAGCTATGGCGCAGCTTTGGTTTACTAAGAACGATTAATCTTAAAAGTTGGTGGCAAGAGCGAGAAGATATTTCTCCCGTGCAGCGGTTGAGTCAATTTATCGAAGAGGTTTTACTAGTTGAAGTGGGTGATGCTGTGCCTAAAAAACTAATAATTTTTATCGATGAAATTGATAGTGTTTTGGGCTTAAATTTTCCTGTTAATGACTTTTTTGCCCTGATTCGCTCCTGCTATAATCAGCGCAGTATTAATCGAGAGTATCGACGTTTAACCTTTGCTTTTTTTGGCGTTGCTACCCCCTCAGATTTAATGAACGATATCCAGACGACTCCCTTCAATATCGGTCAGGCTATCCAACTAGAAGGGTTTAAAGAGCATGAAGCACAACCTTTGTTACAAGGATTAAGCCAGAAAGTAAGTAATCCCCAAACAGTGTTAAAAGAAGTATTAAACTGGACAAACGGTCAGCCTTTTTTAACTCAAAAGCTGTGTAAATTGATCCGCAGCGATTCATCTTCGATTCCTACTAGTACAGAAGCCCAATGGATTGAGAACTTAGTGCAAACCAAGATTATCGAAAATTGGGAATCTCAGGATGAGCCAGAGCATTTAAGAACTATTCGCGATCGCCTTCTCAAGAGCAAACAATCCGTTCGGCTAATAGAACTCTATCAACAAATTTTGCAGCAAGAGGTTGTTGCAGTTGATAGTTCAGAGGAAAGAGAATTGCTTTTATCAGGGCTAGCAGTTAAGCAGCAAGGAATTCTCAAAGTTCACAACCGTATTTATCGCTCAATTTTTAATTAG
- a CDS encoding carotenoid oxygenase family protein, which translates to MAVDVSKFRGFASLTGLSEDVEIDKTWPENLSGHVFIVAPCHRKNDRHLFAGEGVIIRWDLQPQEGKVKVHSKKLNTWDSFWHSIQSPLSELLPEAFFPARVGLIGIAEIANTAIVNMDGRLILTADAGRYWEVDPDTLETITPIGYFDEHIVSVPLSFFPLVANTAHPFYDPNTQELVSCELKSKPRPGSLVTDMLSAVYITRWDGKHKERKDRENTGIRHWELEGTVLDGSPHTAIVTEELIMIPDMPFQMGVATLLGLKVPSHLAYPKTQFYLIERQHLTADRQTVPSRLITFAGDSYHFLCNYRHIDRKIYCVAVQQATISLTEAIKPDDVKHFSGDRYTSEYYGIPWMFAFDPGVLRKVIIQNAQLIAQEVFIHPGWFATMLHTADPRELFDSKGYSAIYQVYAGYHQDLICRRQYLSFREHANRLLTDEQLPKEDLPSVLAKVPLDKNWQELTQQIKTEQEQNPDALVFDLGKELLDFYVCPQEYVLDSIQFIPQDRGYIFATVLSSQGSQVWLFAAEHLSQGPIAKLCLPDTVNFGFTLHSDYFEQVTPRQTNYNVNRYLSAMRSVIKVPYEFFVNRRGDILNRKVN; encoded by the coding sequence ATGGCAGTCGATGTCAGTAAGTTTCGCGGTTTTGCCAGTTTGACTGGTTTATCTGAAGATGTGGAAATTGACAAAACATGGCCAGAGAATCTGTCAGGTCATGTTTTTATTGTTGCTCCTTGTCACCGCAAAAATGACCGTCATTTATTTGCTGGTGAAGGTGTAATCATCAGGTGGGATCTCCAGCCCCAAGAAGGAAAAGTTAAAGTCCACAGCAAAAAATTAAATACTTGGGATAGTTTCTGGCATTCAATACAATCGCCACTCAGTGAACTACTGCCAGAAGCCTTTTTTCCCGCTAGGGTTGGTCTGATTGGCATCGCTGAAATAGCTAATACTGCCATTGTTAACATGGACGGTAGACTAATTCTTACCGCAGATGCAGGGCGTTATTGGGAAGTAGATCCAGATACTCTCGAAACCATTACACCAATAGGTTACTTTGACGAACATATTGTTTCTGTTCCCCTGTCCTTTTTTCCGTTAGTTGCTAATACAGCCCATCCTTTTTATGACCCTAATACCCAAGAACTAGTTAGCTGCGAGTTAAAGTCTAAACCCCGTCCAGGAAGTTTAGTTACTGATATGCTGAGTGCAGTTTACATTACTCGTTGGGATGGCAAACACAAGGAGCGAAAAGATCGAGAAAATACAGGTATAAGACATTGGGAATTAGAAGGAACAGTCCTCGACGGTAGCCCCCATACAGCTATAGTAACTGAGGAATTAATTATGATTCCTGATATGCCGTTTCAGATGGGGGTAGCAACGTTGTTGGGGTTAAAAGTTCCGTCTCACCTAGCTTATCCAAAAACACAATTTTATTTGATTGAGCGGCAACATTTAACAGCAGATCGTCAAACAGTACCATCACGTCTGATAACTTTTGCTGGTGATAGCTATCACTTCTTATGCAACTATCGTCATATCGACAGAAAAATTTATTGCGTTGCCGTACAGCAAGCAACCATTAGCTTGACTGAAGCAATCAAACCCGATGATGTTAAACATTTTAGTGGCGATCGCTATACTTCAGAATATTATGGCATACCTTGGATGTTTGCTTTCGATCCTGGAGTACTCAGAAAAGTAATAATTCAAAACGCACAATTAATTGCTCAAGAAGTCTTTATCCATCCTGGTTGGTTTGCAACCATGCTGCACACAGCCGATCCGCGCGAGCTTTTTGATTCTAAAGGTTACTCTGCTATCTATCAAGTTTATGCAGGGTATCACCAAGATTTGATCTGTCGCCGTCAATACCTCAGTTTCCGCGAGCATGCAAATAGACTTTTAACAGACGAACAGTTGCCCAAAGAGGATCTGCCTTCAGTTTTAGCCAAAGTTCCTTTAGACAAAAATTGGCAAGAACTTACTCAGCAAATTAAAACAGAACAAGAGCAAAATCCTGACGCTCTCGTGTTTGATTTAGGCAAAGAACTGCTTGATTTTTATGTCTGTCCTCAAGAGTATGTTTTAGACAGTATTCAATTTATTCCTCAAGATCGAGGCTATATTTTTGCTACGGTTTTGAGTTCACAAGGCTCTCAAGTTTGGCTATTTGCTGCCGAACATCTTAGTCAAGGACCTATTGCTAAACTTTGTTTACCCGATACAGTTAATTTTGGCTTTACCTTGCATTCGGACTATTTTGAGCAAGTTACGCCCAGGCAAACTAATTACAATGTGAATAGGTACTTATCTGCTATGCGTAGTGTAATCAAAGTTCCTTACGAATTTTTTGTCAATCGACGCGGTGATATTCTTAACCGAAAAGTAAATTGA